A stretch of Bradyrhizobium sp. AZCC 2262 DNA encodes these proteins:
- a CDS encoding D-amino acid dehydrogenase, with protein MKTIVLGSGVIGVTTAYYLARAGHEVTVIDRQSEPAQETSFANAGEVSPGYSSPWAGPGVPVKAIKWLLMRHGPLVIWPKLDPVMWIWGMKLLRNCTAERYAINKSRMIPIAEYSRDCLRALRAEIGIKYDERSRGTLQLFRKQKQLDGTGDDIAVLKQYGVPYEVLDPAGCIAVEPALATAKVKFVGGLQLPQDETGDCHMFTQALAKEAAKLGVQFKFNTGIERLVADGGKITGVVTSAGLLQADAYVAALGSWSPRMLKPIGIPVPVYPVKGYSITVPVIDPDGAPVSTVMDESYKVAITRLGDRIRVGGTAEISGYSDTLDAARRATLDHSLTDMFPRGGDLGKATFWSGLRPMTPDGPPVIGATRYSNLHLNTGHGTLGWTMACGSGRVLADLMSGRKPDIDVSELTVSRYDHRFG; from the coding sequence GTGAAGACAATCGTTCTCGGCAGTGGCGTCATCGGCGTCACCACGGCCTATTATCTGGCGCGCGCCGGCCATGAGGTAACGGTCATCGACCGCCAATCTGAGCCCGCGCAGGAAACCTCCTTTGCCAATGCCGGCGAAGTGTCGCCCGGCTATTCCTCGCCCTGGGCCGGCCCGGGCGTGCCGGTGAAGGCCATCAAATGGCTGTTGATGCGGCACGGGCCGCTGGTGATCTGGCCCAAGCTCGATCCCGTGATGTGGATCTGGGGCATGAAGCTGCTGCGCAACTGCACGGCGGAGCGCTATGCCATCAACAAGAGCCGGATGATTCCGATTGCCGAATACAGCCGCGACTGCCTGCGGGCGCTGCGCGCCGAAATCGGCATCAAGTATGACGAACGCAGCCGCGGCACGCTGCAGCTGTTTCGCAAGCAGAAGCAGCTCGACGGCACCGGTGACGATATCGCGGTGCTCAAGCAATATGGCGTGCCTTACGAAGTGCTCGATCCTGCCGGCTGCATTGCCGTCGAGCCCGCGCTCGCTACTGCAAAGGTCAAGTTCGTCGGCGGTCTCCAGCTGCCGCAGGACGAGACCGGCGATTGCCACATGTTTACGCAGGCGCTTGCCAAGGAGGCAGCAAAGCTTGGCGTTCAGTTCAAGTTCAACACCGGCATCGAGCGGCTGGTTGCGGATGGCGGCAAGATCACCGGCGTCGTCACCAGTGCGGGGCTGCTGCAGGCCGATGCCTATGTCGCGGCGCTCGGGAGCTGGTCGCCGCGGATGCTCAAACCCATCGGCATTCCCGTTCCGGTCTATCCGGTGAAGGGTTATTCGATCACGGTGCCGGTCATCGATCCCGACGGCGCGCCGGTTTCCACCGTGATGGACGAGAGCTACAAGGTCGCGATCACGCGGCTGGGCGACCGCATCCGTGTCGGCGGCACTGCGGAAATCTCGGGCTATTCCGATACGCTCGACGCGGCGCGGCGCGCGACGCTCGATCATTCCCTGACCGACATGTTTCCGCGCGGCGGCGACCTCGGCAAGGCCACGTTCTGGAGCGGCCTGCGCCCGATGACGCCGGACGGACCGCCTGTCATTGGCGCCACGCGCTACAGCAATCTGCATCTCAACACTGGCCACGGCACGCTCGGCTGGACCATGGCCTGCGGATCGGGAAGGGTGCTGGCGGATCTGATGTCGGGGCGGAAGCCGGATATCGATGTGAGTGAACTCACGGTGAGCCGGTACGATCATCGGTTCGGGTAG
- a CDS encoding aspartate aminotransferase family protein, with amino-acid sequence MTLHQKPNTLQTDSFWMPFTANRQFKKAPRLFASAEGMHYTTVDGRKVIDGSAGLWCVNAGHGRRQIATAVERQLTNLDFAPSFNMGHPLAFDFAERLAEIAPKGLDRIFFTNSGSESVDTALKIALAYQRAIGQGTRTRLIGRERGYHGVGFGGMSVGGMVANRRAFATHLPGVDHIRHTHDLARNAFAKDQPEHGAELADDLERMVALHGADTIAAVIVEPVPGSTAVLPPPKGYLKRLREISEKHGILLIFDEVITGFGRLGAPFAADYFGVTPDMMTTAKGITNGTVPCGAVFASRKIHDALMNGPEGTIELFHGYTYSAHPTACAAGLATLDIYKDEGLLTRGASMAEYWRDALHSLKGLPNVVDIRNVGLMGAVEVAPRKEGVGARGYDVMVDCFNRGLYLRMSGDSFALSPPLIVEKSHIDDIVSILGDAIKRVA; translated from the coding sequence GTGACCCTCCATCAGAAGCCGAACACCCTGCAAACCGATTCGTTCTGGATGCCGTTCACGGCCAACCGGCAGTTCAAAAAGGCGCCGCGGCTGTTCGCCTCCGCCGAGGGCATGCACTACACCACCGTCGACGGCCGCAAGGTGATCGACGGCTCGGCCGGCCTCTGGTGCGTCAATGCCGGCCACGGCCGCCGCCAGATCGCCACCGCCGTCGAGCGGCAGTTGACGAACCTCGACTTCGCGCCCTCGTTCAACATGGGCCATCCGCTGGCGTTCGATTTTGCCGAACGACTGGCCGAGATCGCGCCGAAGGGACTCGATCGTATCTTCTTCACCAATTCGGGTTCGGAGTCAGTCGACACCGCGCTGAAGATCGCGCTGGCCTATCAGCGCGCCATCGGACAGGGGACGCGGACGCGCCTGATCGGCCGCGAGCGCGGCTATCACGGCGTCGGCTTCGGCGGCATGTCGGTCGGTGGCATGGTGGCGAACCGCCGCGCGTTCGCAACGCACCTGCCGGGCGTCGATCACATCCGTCACACCCATGATCTCGCCCGCAATGCATTTGCGAAGGATCAGCCGGAACACGGCGCCGAGCTCGCCGACGATCTCGAGCGGATGGTGGCGCTGCATGGCGCCGACACCATCGCCGCCGTCATCGTCGAGCCGGTGCCGGGCTCGACCGCGGTGCTGCCGCCACCGAAAGGCTACCTGAAGCGCCTGCGCGAAATTTCCGAGAAGCACGGCATCTTGCTCATCTTCGACGAGGTCATCACCGGCTTCGGCCGGCTCGGCGCGCCGTTCGCGGCGGATTATTTCGGCGTCACGCCCGATATGATGACGACGGCCAAGGGCATCACCAACGGGACCGTGCCCTGCGGCGCGGTGTTCGCCAGCCGCAAGATCCACGACGCGCTGATGAACGGCCCGGAAGGCACGATCGAGCTGTTCCATGGCTATACTTATTCGGCGCATCCGACCGCCTGCGCGGCGGGCCTTGCGACGCTCGACATCTACAAGGACGAGGGGCTTTTGACGCGCGGCGCTTCGATGGCCGAATACTGGCGTGATGCACTGCATTCGCTGAAAGGTCTGCCGAACGTGGTCGATATCCGCAACGTCGGCCTGATGGGCGCCGTCGAAGTCGCGCCACGCAAGGAAGGGGTCGGAGCGCGCGGCTATGATGTCATGGTCGATTGCTTCAATCGTGGGCTTTATCTGCGCATGAGCGGCGATTCCTTTGCGCTGTCGCCGCCGTTGATCGTCGAGAAAAGCCATATCGACGATATCGTTTCGATCCTGGGCGACGCCATCAAGCGCGTGGCCTGA
- a CDS encoding condensation domain-containing protein translates to MTMYNRAFAGSRAPGMGAAKKQELALVRPLGSCERFFYLYSLAFPVHFCLAAEIEGALDSTKLGAALEQVRNRHSALRLCIVDDAETGPTFCRTDSPIELNEVPAETGADWREVVESELSLPFSTFPGPLMRATVVSASDGASIILTFHHAIVDALSGMRILHDVMRALADDCLEILPPPPLLEEMIARVASHPIVVEKATSHDISKAGSRAAQGSEMPAANLAIAEWDREQTARLLRFCKANGTTVHGAICAAASRHLPASDNNIIRMHCPIDLSRITRIETTGCGVFIGAGIVEVPAGGRKLWEDARCVVDNLRMARLPATAAGMLQWIAAEMPPTAAKDSAAAYFASQPQSSAVISNLGVLPLAVEYGQLRLRAVWGPAMLTNLPADRQTIGVSTCGGQLRMVHQSYEPISGLLESIRETLLTSCV, encoded by the coding sequence ATGACAATGTACAACAGAGCTTTTGCAGGTAGCCGCGCACCTGGAATGGGGGCGGCGAAGAAGCAAGAGTTGGCCCTTGTCCGCCCACTAGGCAGTTGCGAGCGGTTCTTTTATCTCTATTCGTTGGCCTTTCCCGTGCATTTCTGTCTCGCCGCAGAAATCGAAGGCGCATTGGATTCCACCAAGCTTGGAGCTGCGCTCGAGCAGGTTCGAAACCGGCATTCGGCGCTAAGGCTCTGCATCGTCGACGATGCAGAAACTGGACCGACGTTCTGTCGCACCGACAGCCCGATCGAACTGAACGAGGTACCGGCCGAAACAGGCGCAGACTGGCGCGAGGTGGTCGAAAGCGAGCTCAGTCTGCCTTTCAGTACTTTTCCGGGCCCGCTGATGCGGGCAACGGTCGTGTCAGCATCCGATGGCGCATCGATTATTCTCACTTTTCATCATGCGATAGTGGACGCATTGTCCGGAATGCGCATTCTCCATGATGTCATGCGCGCGCTCGCGGACGACTGTCTTGAGATCTTGCCGCCGCCTCCTTTGCTTGAAGAGATGATCGCGAGGGTTGCCTCTCATCCGATCGTGGTCGAAAAGGCGACTTCCCACGATATCTCGAAAGCCGGCAGCCGGGCTGCACAGGGGTCCGAAATGCCCGCCGCGAATTTGGCGATTGCGGAGTGGGACCGGGAACAGACCGCTCGCCTCCTGCGATTCTGCAAGGCAAATGGAACGACCGTGCATGGCGCAATCTGTGCAGCCGCCTCTCGTCACCTTCCAGCCTCGGACAACAATATCATCAGGATGCACTGTCCGATCGACCTGTCCAGGATAACGAGAATTGAGACCACGGGGTGCGGCGTGTTTATCGGCGCCGGCATTGTCGAGGTCCCTGCCGGGGGCCGAAAGCTCTGGGAGGACGCCCGCTGTGTCGTCGACAACTTGCGGATGGCGCGGTTACCCGCGACGGCGGCTGGAATGTTGCAGTGGATCGCGGCTGAGATGCCGCCAACCGCAGCCAAAGACAGCGCGGCGGCGTATTTTGCCTCCCAGCCGCAAAGCTCCGCCGTCATTTCGAATCTGGGAGTCCTGCCGCTTGCGGTTGAATATGGGCAACTACGGCTCAGGGCGGTCTGGGGACCAGCGATGTTGACCAATCTTCCAGCCGACCGGCAAACGATCGGCGTCAGCACGTGTGGCGGCCAGCTTCGTATGGTTCACCAGAGCTACGAGCCGATATCGGGCCTTCTGGAATCAATCCGCGAGACGCTTTTGACTTCCTGTGTCTAG
- a CDS encoding 3-keto-5-aminohexanoate cleavage protein: protein MMRKVWIEAALNGPWSRALQPGIPDTIEAIIAEGVACARAGATIIHTHAYDGGGPQTHDWQVYARIIEGIRSQVDVPVYPSYPAFMTDGDAALADISVRYAHIEALVERGLIDFAFVDPGSVNFTLTTTTSAAKPAGTYMNSEDHVRYVLDFAARYGLHPDFAIYEPGFLRAGAALARAAGTKAPIYRLMFCNVIAVGFPPKPYALAAYLALLEEEAPGAPWMIAGVSADIRPLIEETVRRGGHIRVGLEDAPLGTKASNFEMVEEAVRMMRDHGGEPATPAEMRQALAG, encoded by the coding sequence ATGATGCGAAAAGTCTGGATCGAGGCGGCGCTGAATGGCCCCTGGAGCCGCGCGCTGCAGCCGGGCATTCCCGATACGATTGAGGCGATCATCGCCGAAGGCGTCGCCTGCGCACGCGCCGGCGCCACCATCATTCACACCCATGCCTATGATGGCGGCGGCCCGCAAACCCACGACTGGCAGGTCTATGCACGCATCATCGAAGGTATTCGCAGTCAGGTGGACGTCCCCGTCTATCCCTCCTACCCGGCGTTCATGACGGACGGCGACGCCGCTCTTGCGGATATATCGGTTCGATATGCCCATATCGAAGCGCTGGTCGAACGCGGCCTGATCGACTTCGCGTTCGTCGACCCCGGCAGCGTCAATTTCACGCTCACAACGACGACATCGGCTGCAAAACCCGCCGGCACCTACATGAATTCCGAAGACCATGTCCGGTATGTACTCGACTTTGCCGCGCGATACGGGCTGCATCCTGATTTCGCGATCTACGAACCCGGCTTCCTGCGCGCCGGCGCGGCGCTGGCCCGCGCGGCCGGCACCAAGGCTCCGATCTACCGTCTCATGTTCTGCAATGTGATCGCGGTCGGCTTTCCGCCAAAGCCATATGCGCTCGCCGCCTACCTGGCGCTGCTGGAAGAGGAAGCGCCCGGCGCGCCCTGGATGATTGCGGGCGTGAGCGCCGATATCCGTCCCCTGATCGAGGAGACGGTCAGGCGCGGCGGCCATATTCGCGTCGGCCTCGAGGATGCGCCGCTGGGGACAAAAGCGAGCAACTTCGAAATGGTTGAAGAGGCCGTGCGCATGATGCGCGATCACGGCGGCGAACCCGCCACTCCGGCCGAGATGCGGCAGGCGCTGGCTGGCTGA
- a CDS encoding winged helix-turn-helix domain-containing tetratricopeptide repeat protein: MRFLFENYALDTEKRELHRGADAVSITPQVFDLLDYLIRNRERVVSKDDLISAVWNGRIVSDAALTTRLNAVRNAIGDSGEEQRLLKTLARRGFRFVGQVQEERGDAAPDNGAEPPKSSLTLPTRPSVVVLPFVNLSLDPEQEYFADGVVEDITMALSRFHWLFVIARNSSFTYKGRSVDVRQVGRELGVRYVLEGSVRKAGSRLRIAGQLIDAETGAHLWAGHFDGALEDVFDLQDHVTSSVVGAIAPKLQREEIKRAKRKPTENLDAYDYYLRGLASAGRWTREANADALRLFCKAVELDHGLACGYGMAAWCYVRRKARGWMDEPIQESAEAVRLARKAVLLGEDDPVALCMGGYALALIAREFDDAAAFMDRGLAVNPNLGRSWSLSAWLRVWRGEPDLALEHAAHAMRLSPLDPSTYAMHGAMAYAHFLKGRYDEASSCAESSLRFNPNFLLATCVSAASNAVAGRLDLAQRAISRALERDPDLRAANLRDLFHRKEDFATFAKGLRDAGLPD, translated from the coding sequence TTGCGTTTTCTCTTCGAGAATTACGCGCTTGATACTGAAAAGCGTGAACTGCACCGCGGGGCGGATGCAGTGTCGATCACGCCGCAGGTTTTTGACCTGCTCGATTACCTGATTCGAAACAGGGAGCGCGTCGTCAGCAAGGACGACCTCATTAGTGCCGTTTGGAATGGACGCATCGTATCTGATGCTGCGTTGACGACCCGCCTGAACGCCGTCCGGAATGCGATCGGCGATTCCGGCGAAGAGCAGCGCCTGCTCAAGACACTGGCGCGAAGGGGCTTCCGTTTTGTCGGGCAAGTGCAGGAAGAGCGAGGCGACGCAGCGCCCGACAACGGGGCAGAACCGCCGAAAAGCTCCCTGACGCTGCCCACCAGGCCGTCAGTCGTCGTCCTCCCCTTCGTCAACCTGAGCCTGGATCCAGAACAGGAGTATTTTGCCGACGGCGTCGTGGAGGACATCACGATGGCACTGTCGCGCTTTCACTGGCTCTTTGTGATCGCACGCAATTCCAGCTTCACCTACAAAGGCCGAAGTGTGGACGTGAGGCAGGTCGGCCGCGAGCTTGGGGTGCGCTACGTACTCGAAGGCAGCGTGCGCAAGGCGGGAAGTCGCCTGCGCATCGCGGGGCAGCTTATTGATGCCGAAACCGGAGCACATCTGTGGGCCGGCCACTTTGACGGCGCGCTCGAGGATGTGTTTGATCTGCAGGACCATGTGACTTCCAGCGTGGTGGGTGCAATCGCACCAAAGCTGCAGCGCGAGGAAATCAAGCGGGCAAAGCGCAAACCAACTGAAAATCTGGATGCATACGACTATTATCTGCGTGGGCTGGCCAGCGCTGGTCGGTGGACCAGGGAGGCGAACGCCGATGCACTCCGGCTGTTTTGCAAGGCAGTCGAGCTCGATCACGGTCTGGCCTGCGGCTATGGCATGGCTGCGTGGTGCTACGTGCGGCGGAAAGCGCGTGGCTGGATGGACGAACCCATTCAGGAAAGCGCGGAAGCTGTACGGCTGGCTCGGAAGGCGGTGCTGCTGGGGGAAGATGACCCTGTTGCGCTGTGTATGGGTGGATATGCACTCGCCTTGATAGCCCGTGAGTTCGACGACGCGGCGGCGTTTATGGACAGGGGACTTGCGGTAAATCCCAACTTGGGGCGAAGTTGGAGCCTTAGTGCGTGGTTGAGAGTTTGGAGAGGTGAGCCGGACCTGGCACTTGAGCACGCTGCGCATGCCATGCGCTTGAGCCCGCTCGATCCTTCCACGTACGCCATGCACGGGGCCATGGCCTATGCCCATTTTCTCAAAGGCCGCTATGACGAGGCGTCGTCATGCGCCGAAAGCTCTCTGCGCTTCAATCCGAATTTCCTGCTGGCAACATGCGTTTCTGCAGCGAGCAATGCGGTTGCGGGGCGACTTGACCTGGCACAACGAGCGATATCACGAGCACTCGAACGTGATCCCGATTTGCGCGCCGCCAATCTGAGAGATTTGTTTCATCGGAAGGAGGACTTCGCCACCTTCGCCAAGGGTCTCCGCGATGCGGGCCTTCCCGATTAA
- a CDS encoding DUF1127 domain-containing protein: MSTIYGPTELGPATAKRQVYSPLEAYWNAFQAWRKREKLRTELCRLTDSELADIGITRGEIDYVTSNRSSSPDPLHWMSGIGTRR, encoded by the coding sequence ATGAGCACGATCTACGGGCCTACCGAGCTGGGACCGGCAACCGCAAAGCGGCAGGTCTACAGTCCTCTCGAAGCATACTGGAATGCGTTTCAGGCGTGGCGCAAACGCGAGAAGCTGCGAACCGAGTTGTGTCGCCTGACGGACAGCGAGCTTGCGGACATCGGTATCACGCGCGGCGAGATCGACTACGTCACCTCAAACCGCTCAAGCTCGCCCGATCCCCTCCATTGGATGTCCGGCATCGGCACTCGAAGGTGA
- a CDS encoding TetR/AcrR family transcriptional regulator codes for MSSNTRAKMVAGAADLMSRRGVNATSMRDVVRHTGTPRGSIGHHFPRGKQQLIEDALVFAGSQVSGPLKSLTEQHGAISGLRAFIAWWRQTLERSKFQAGCPVLAVAVEQYVNDATEKDGMPDQAAQKRLLDLAEGVFADWQGIMITAMRREGVTAARARRLAVLVIASLEGTVAMCRAARSVHPLEDVRQELELVLSSALPK; via the coding sequence ATGTCGTCCAATACCCGCGCCAAGATGGTGGCCGGCGCCGCCGACCTGATGAGCCGGCGTGGCGTCAATGCCACCAGCATGCGCGACGTGGTCCGCCATACCGGTACGCCGCGCGGTTCGATCGGCCATCATTTTCCGCGCGGCAAGCAGCAACTGATCGAGGACGCGCTGGTCTTTGCAGGCAGCCAGGTCTCGGGACCGCTTAAGTCTTTGACGGAGCAACATGGCGCGATCAGCGGGCTCCGCGCCTTCATTGCCTGGTGGCGCCAGACGCTGGAGCGATCGAAATTCCAGGCCGGCTGTCCGGTGCTGGCGGTCGCGGTCGAGCAATATGTCAACGATGCGACGGAGAAAGACGGCATGCCGGACCAAGCGGCACAAAAGCGCTTACTCGATCTGGCTGAAGGCGTGTTCGCCGATTGGCAGGGCATCATGATCACGGCGATGCGGCGCGAGGGCGTGACCGCGGCGCGCGCGCGGCGGCTTGCGGTGCTGGTCATCGCATCGCTGGAAGGCACGGTCGCAATGTGCCGGGCCGCGCGCAGCGTCCATCCGCTCGAAGATGTCAGGCAGGAGCTCGAGCTGGTGCTTTCGAGCGCGCTGCCGAAGTAG
- a CDS encoding crotonase/enoyl-CoA hydratase family protein has protein sequence MSTEGKIRTESHDRIFRIIIDNPAKKNAFSPAMMEQLSDALTELHNNDSYWVGVICAEGKDFTAGLDMPKFFGPTAEKRNFKGGNVDAFGLQKRCKKPIVTAVQGIVFTIGIELMLAGDIVVAADDSRFCQMESKRGIAPLGGAHFRFLSRTGWGNAMYHLFLCDEFTAARAREIGLVQEVVPAGQQVERAMTLAAIIAQNAPLGIQVTKEAALKYVEQGETAAIAYIPTVRERVLNSADAREGIQSFIERRAAVFQGR, from the coding sequence ATGAGCACCGAAGGAAAAATCCGCACCGAATCCCATGATCGCATTTTCAGGATCATCATCGACAACCCCGCCAAGAAGAACGCGTTCTCGCCGGCCATGATGGAGCAATTGTCGGACGCGCTGACCGAACTGCACAACAACGACAGCTATTGGGTCGGCGTCATCTGCGCCGAGGGCAAGGATTTCACCGCCGGCCTCGACATGCCGAAATTCTTCGGCCCCACCGCCGAGAAGCGAAACTTCAAGGGGGGCAACGTCGACGCATTCGGCCTGCAAAAGCGCTGCAAGAAGCCGATCGTCACCGCCGTGCAAGGCATCGTCTTCACCATCGGCATCGAATTGATGCTGGCGGGCGACATCGTCGTGGCCGCCGACGACAGCAGGTTCTGCCAGATGGAATCCAAGCGCGGCATTGCGCCGCTCGGGGGCGCGCATTTCCGCTTCCTGTCGCGCACCGGCTGGGGCAATGCGATGTATCATTTGTTCCTGTGCGATGAATTCACGGCAGCGCGCGCCCGCGAGATCGGGCTGGTTCAGGAGGTGGTGCCGGCGGGCCAGCAGGTCGAACGCGCGATGACGCTCGCCGCGATCATTGCGCAAAATGCGCCGCTCGGCATTCAGGTCACCAAGGAGGCCGCCCTGAAATATGTCGAACAGGGCGAGACGGCAGCCATCGCCTACATTCCGACCGTTCGCGAGCGGGTGCTGAACAGCGCCGACGCGCGCGAGGGCATTCAATCCTTCATCGAGCGGCGCGCCGCGGTGTTTCAGGGGCGGTGA
- a CDS encoding LysR family transcriptional regulator, translating into MFDWNDLKYFLAVARHGSTIAAGKALGTSQSTVHRRLEELERRIGRALVTRQASGYRLTEYGTTLLPFAERIEAAVGDFQRRATDIEQDMKGAIRVTCPEPIVIRMTQSGLIERFHARHPHLRVEFITSDRYLDLSKGEVDIAFRSGDTDDELIGRKIADSFWAVYASRDYVGRHGKPDRVEDLSQHLLVGFDETLANHRAAKWLKDVAPDARMPVRNNSVLGLVSAVKSGAGLGPLPTALGDAESDLVCVLGPVPELTRSWRLLTHPDIRRVPRIAAFFDYIIEQRDALKPILTG; encoded by the coding sequence ATGTTCGATTGGAACGATTTAAAGTATTTCCTCGCGGTTGCGCGCCACGGCAGCACGATTGCCGCCGGCAAGGCGCTCGGCACCAGCCAGTCGACAGTGCACCGCCGGCTCGAAGAGCTCGAACGCAGGATCGGGCGGGCGCTGGTGACGCGGCAAGCGAGCGGCTATCGCCTTACCGAATACGGCACCACGCTGCTACCGTTCGCCGAACGCATCGAGGCCGCGGTCGGGGATTTCCAGCGGCGGGCAACCGACATCGAGCAGGACATGAAGGGCGCGATCCGCGTGACCTGTCCGGAGCCGATCGTCATCCGCATGACGCAGTCGGGCCTGATCGAGCGGTTTCATGCCCGCCATCCGCATCTGCGCGTCGAATTCATCACCAGCGACCGCTATCTCGACCTGTCGAAAGGGGAGGTGGACATAGCGTTCCGCTCCGGTGACACCGACGACGAGCTGATCGGCCGCAAGATCGCGGACTCGTTCTGGGCGGTCTATGCCAGCCGCGACTATGTCGGCCGTCACGGCAAGCCCGACCGCGTCGAGGACTTGTCGCAGCACCTTCTCGTCGGCTTCGACGAGACGCTGGCCAATCACCGCGCCGCGAAGTGGCTGAAGGATGTCGCACCCGATGCCAGGATGCCGGTGCGCAACAACAGCGTGCTTGGCCTCGTCTCCGCGGTGAAGTCCGGCGCGGGGCTGGGGCCGCTGCCGACCGCGCTCGGCGATGCGGAGTCCGATCTGGTCTGCGTGCTCGGGCCGGTGCCGGAATTGACGCGAAGCTGGCGGCTGTTGACGCATCCCGACATCCGCCGCGTGCCGCGCATTGCCGCTTTCTTCGACTACATCATCGAGCAACGCGATGCGCTGAAACCGATCCTGACGGGATAA
- a CDS encoding cupin domain-containing protein, with amino-acid sequence MRSHLVPGITLLVSVGASDPALAQQHGAAAPNIAKPNMVLQQVVEGLPTDEKQTVRVMTATFKPGDKTVYHTHRFPVTVYVLEGAFTLELDGRPPLTVKAGEALVEPPKVPMTGYNRSATEPTKVVIFYVSANDTPFLDMMSH; translated from the coding sequence ATGCGCAGCCATCTCGTCCCCGGCATCACCCTGCTCGTCAGCGTCGGCGCGAGCGATCCGGCATTGGCGCAACAACACGGCGCCGCAGCGCCTAATATCGCCAAGCCGAATATGGTGCTGCAGCAAGTCGTCGAGGGATTGCCCACAGATGAGAAGCAGACCGTGCGGGTCATGACCGCAACGTTCAAGCCAGGCGACAAGACCGTCTATCACACGCATCGTTTTCCGGTCACGGTCTATGTGCTGGAAGGCGCCTTCACCCTCGAGCTCGACGGCCGCCCGCCGCTTACCGTCAAGGCTGGCGAAGCACTGGTCGAACCGCCGAAAGTGCCGATGACCGGCTATAACCGCAGCGCCACCGAGCCGACCAAGGTCGTCATCTTCTATGTCAGCGCCAACGATACGCCATTTCTCGACATGATGTCGCACTAG
- a CDS encoding DUF4864 domain-containing protein, whose amino-acid sequence MRVVLLLVFLFGLAAPAFADDVAAAQSVIRAQEQAFSRDDAATAYSHAAPEIRQLFPQADIFMQMVQQGYPPVYRHKSFEFGEARTAGGQIAQRVHIVDDNGEAWEAMYTLEQQPDGNLKITGCSLLKAGQAV is encoded by the coding sequence ATGCGCGTCGTCCTGCTTCTCGTATTTCTGTTCGGCCTCGCCGCACCCGCATTCGCCGACGACGTCGCCGCTGCACAAAGCGTGATCCGCGCGCAGGAGCAGGCGTTCAGCCGCGACGATGCCGCGACGGCCTATTCCCATGCCGCGCCCGAGATCAGGCAGCTCTTCCCGCAGGCCGACATCTTCATGCAGATGGTCCAGCAGGGCTATCCGCCGGTCTATCGCCACAAGAGTTTTGAATTCGGTGAGGCGCGCACGGCCGGCGGCCAGATTGCCCAGCGCGTCCACATCGTCGACGACAATGGCGAAGCCTGGGAAGCGATGTATACGCTGGAGCAGCAGCCTGACGGCAACTTGAAGATCACGGGCTGTTCACTGCTGAAGGCGGGACAGGCGGTATAA